CGGCTGGCGGGAGCCGTCGAGCAGGGTTCGGAGCATCCGCTCGGCCGGGCCCTCTGCGCGTACGCCCGACGCGAGTCGGACGAGCGGTGGCTGCCGGAGGTGAGCGACTTCGGTGCGCTGCCGGGGCGGGGAGTGCGCGGCCGGGTCGAGGGGCGACTCGTCGAAGTCCTCGAGCCGGACGAGGAGTTGCCCGACGCTCTCCGGGACGCCCTGGCGGCGGCCGAATCCGCCGCTCGTACGCCCGTACTGGTCCGGGTGGACGGCAGGGCCGAAGCCCTGATCGAGGTCGGGGACGTCGTACGCCCCGGAAGTCATCGCGCGGTGGACCGGCTGCGGCGGCTCGGTGTACGCCCCGTACTCGCCACCGGCGACCGGGAGGCACCCGCCCGTGCCGTCGCCCTGGCACTCGGCATCGAGGAGGTGCACGCCCGCCGCAGCCCCGAGGGCAAGGCCGCCCTCGTACGCGAGTTGAAGGAACAGGGCTACCGGGTCGCGGTCGTCGGGGACGGGGTGAACGACGCCGCCGCGCTGGCAGGCGCCGATCTCGGGATCGCCATGGGCAGCGGCACGGACGTGGCCATCGGGGCCGCCGACGTCACCCTCGTCCGGGGCGACATCGAGGCCCTCGCGGACGCGGTCCGGCTCGCCCGGCGCACGCTGGGCACGATCCGCGTCAACCTGGTGTGGGCCTTCGGCTACAACGTCGTCACCGTCCCGCCGGCCATGGTCGGCCTGCTCAACCCGATGGTCGCCGCGGCCGCCATGTCGGCGAGCTCGGTGCTGGTCGTCGCCAACAGCCTGCGGCTGCGCGCCTGGCAGCCCTCGGCTCGGTCCGTGGCCGCACGGAAGGGCACCCGATGACCGAACGAGCAACTCGGCGGCCCTCGCGCCGTCGGCTCACCGACACGCTGCTCGCCGCGCTCGCGCCCGTCGCCGTGTGCGGTCTCGCCCTCGGCGGGCTGAGCACGTGGACCGCCTACGGCAACGCCGGCAGCCCGGCCCGGATCAAGGTCACCGACGGCAAGGTCTTCCTGCCCTCCGGCGGCGTCCCGGAGACGGCCGCGTTCTTCCGGGTCACCAACAGCGGGGGCTCGGCGGACCGGCTGCTGAAGGTGACCACCGTCGAGGCCGGCGCAGGCTCGCCCCGCCTCAGCCGGCACCTCATGACCGGCACCGGCTCGGCCTCCGCGCAGACGGTGGCCTCCGTCGCCGTACCGGCCGGCGAGGGCCTCGACATGTCTCCGAACGGCCTCGACGTGATACTGCCGGCGAAGTCGGGCTGGCAGTCCGGTGACCTCGTCGCGTTCACCCTGCACTTCGAGCACGGCGGGGCGGTGAAGACGCTCGCGGTGGTGGTCCGGCCGGGCCAGGACACCACCTGACCGGCCGGGGAAATCGATCCGGAAACGCGGGAACTCGGGGCCGCCCGTGGCCGACTACTACTTCGAGACGACCATTCCGAAAGGAGGGAAGGAATTCGCCAGGTGAAATCCCTGGTATTCCGTGTCCGACAGTTTCCGACTGTCGGCCCCTCATGCTGCCCGGAAATACCGGGAGCGGCGGCGGCGGCGCGGAAATATGAGGTGCGGGAAAACGGTCATTCCCATTCCGGATTCCGACTGCTACGGTGACGGAAATTGATCGACCGGCCGGAATTTCGGTTCGTGGAATTCCGAATACTGTGATTCTGAGGGGGTGATGGATGATGTCCCTGTTCGTTCTGGCGTTGGGGCAGCTCGTCATCTCGCTCGACTACAACATCGTGTACGTCGCCCTGCCGGACATCGGCGCGGCCCTGGGCTTCTCCGACCACGATCTCCAGTGGGTGGTCAGCGCCTATGTCGTGGCCACCGGAGGCTTCCTGCTCCTGGGCGGCCGGGCCGCCGACCTGCTGGGCCGGCGCCGGATGTTCGTCCTCGCGGCGCTGCTGTACGCGGGATCCTCCCTGGTGGGCGGCCTGTCGGACACCTCAGGAGTCCTGGTGGCCGTCCGGGCGGTCCAGGGCATCGGCGGCTCCCTGCTGTTCCCGGCGACGCTGTCCCTGATCAACACCCTGTACACGGAAGGGCCCGAGCGGAACCGGGCACTCGCGGTGTGGGGCGCCGCCGGAGCCGCCGGTCTCTGCTTCGGGTCCCTGCTCGGCGGGGTGCTGGTGGAGGCGTTCGGCTGGCCGTCGGTGTTCTTCGTCAACGTGCCCCTCGCGGCCGCCCTCGCGGTGGCCGGCCGGCTGCTCTTCCCGCCTGACGGGCCGTGGAACCGCTCGCGGCGCTTCGACGTGGCGGGCGCGCTGACCGCGACCGGTGGGGTCACGCTCCTGGTGTTCCTGCTGGTGCGCGCCCCGGCGGAGGGCTGGGACTCGCCCGCCGCCCTGACCGGCGCGGCGCTCTCGGCCGGCCTGCTGACGCTGTTCGCCGTCGTCGAGCGGCGATCGCGTGAACCGCTCGTCCCGGCCCGGCTGTTCGCCCATCGCGGTCTGTCGATCGCCATGGGGGTGACCGCCCTGTTCAGCGCCACGTTCAGCTCGGTGCCGTACTTCCTCACCCTGTACTTCCAGACCGTCCACGGCTACACCGCCGTCGCGACCGGCCTCGCGTTCCTCGTGCCCGCCCTGGTGATCGTCGTGGGCACACAGGCCGGTGGACGGGCCGTGGCCGCCTTCGGCGTGCACCGTGTGCTGGTCGGCGGCATGGCGCTGGGGGCGGTCGGTGCGGCGGCACTCGGGCTGGGGCTCACCTCGGACGGCACGTATCCACGCCTGCTGCCCGGGATCGTGCTGCTGGGGCTCGGGCAGGGTGCCGCGTGGACGGGGATGTGGATCGCCGCGTCCGCCGGGGTGGCCGCCGACGACCAGGGCGTCGCCTCCGGACTGGCGTCGACCACGCTCCAGGTGGGCGGCGCGGTGGGCCTCGCCGTCCTGGTCGCGATCGCCGGCGGCGTCGGGCAGAACGCCCCGGGCCCCGGGCTCCTGGACGGCATCCGGACCGCCGTCTTCGCGACGGCGGGCGCCATCGCCCTCGGCGCGGTCGCGCTGCTCGCCCTCCACGGGAGCGTCGTGACCGCCGGTCCCGCCGAAGTCCTCGCGGACGGCGGCGATCCCGGCGATCCCGGCGATCCCGGCGATCCCGGCAGGGCCGGCCGGTCCGGCGGCAACGCCGACGACACCGGGGCCCCGAGAACCACCCCCCATCCCCAGGCGCCCGCTTCCGATCCCTCGTCCTGACTCACCCCCCGACCCACGCACCTGACCCGCCGCCCCTCTGCCTCACCCCTGATCCGCCCCCCTTTCCCCGGGCCGTCCGGCCCGTCCTCCGTCATGCCAGGAGCAGACCCATGTCCCCGATCGCCGGCGGTTCCTCCGCGCCCTCGGCCGCCGTGCTCTGCGGGCTGGCCGGATGGGTGCCGTCCCGGGTGGTGACCAACGAGCACCTCGCGCGACGGCTCGACACCGACGACACCTGGATCCGCACCCGGACCGGGATCCACCGACGGCACGTCGTCGAGCCCGGGCAGGCGACCTCCGACCTGGCCGTCGAGGCCGGCCGTCGGGCCCTCGCCTCCTCCGGTACCGACACGGTGGACGCCGTCGTCGTCGCCACGGCCACCCCGGACCACACCTGCCCGGCCACCGCCCCCGCGGTAGCCGCACGGCTCGGCCTCCCGGGGGCGGCGGCCTTCGACGTCGGCGCGGTGTGCACCGGATTCGTCTACGGACTGGCCTGCGCCGCCGGGCTGATCGCGGCCGGCGTGGCCGAACGGGTCCTGCTCATCGGGGCGGACACCTACTCCACGATCGTGGACCCGCTGGACCGGGCCAACGCGATCATCTTCGGCGACGGTGCCGGAGCCGTCGTCCTGCGCGCCGGACATCCCGACGAGCCCGGCGCGGTCGGCCACTTCGACCTCGGCAGCGACGGCGCCCACGAGGACCTGATCATGGTCGCCGCCGGTGGCTCCCGGCAACGCTCCCGGCCCGCCGAACCCACCCACGAGGACCGGCACTTCGCGATGCGGGGCAAGGAGGTCTACCGCCACGCGGTGACCCGCATGGCCGAGTCCGCGCGGGCCACGCTGTCCCGGGCCGGCCGGCGGATCGACGACGTCGACCACTTCGTACCGCACCAGGCCAATCTGCGGATCCTGCACTCGGTGGCCGACGACCTCGGTCTGCCCCGGGAACGGTGTGCGACCCACGTCGAGTCCGTCGGCAACACCGGCGCCGCGTCCATCCCGCTCGCCCTCGCCGACGCGGCCGCCCGTGGCACGGTCCGGCCCGGCGACCGGCTCCTGCTCACCGCCTTCGGCGGCGGACTCACCTGGGGTTCCTGCCTCCTGACCTGGCCCGTGCTCCATCGACAAGAACGGACGACGCCATGAGCACCACCTACGAGCAGCTCGTCGACATCCTGACGAGACTCCACGACGCCCCCGCCGACCGCGTCCGCCCCGAGGCGACCCTCGGCGAACTGGACGTCGACTCGCTGACCACGGTCGAGATCAGCATCCGCATCGAACGCGACCTCGGCGTGACGGTCGGCGAGGACGAACTCGGACCGGACCTCAC
The sequence above is a segment of the Streptomyces asoensis genome. Coding sequences within it:
- a CDS encoding MFS transporter, whose product is MSLFVLALGQLVISLDYNIVYVALPDIGAALGFSDHDLQWVVSAYVVATGGFLLLGGRAADLLGRRRMFVLAALLYAGSSLVGGLSDTSGVLVAVRAVQGIGGSLLFPATLSLINTLYTEGPERNRALAVWGAAGAAGLCFGSLLGGVLVEAFGWPSVFFVNVPLAAALAVAGRLLFPPDGPWNRSRRFDVAGALTATGGVTLLVFLLVRAPAEGWDSPAALTGAALSAGLLTLFAVVERRSREPLVPARLFAHRGLSIAMGVTALFSATFSSVPYFLTLYFQTVHGYTAVATGLAFLVPALVIVVGTQAGGRAVAAFGVHRVLVGGMALGAVGAAALGLGLTSDGTYPRLLPGIVLLGLGQGAAWTGMWIAASAGVAADDQGVASGLASTTLQVGGAVGLAVLVAIAGGVGQNAPGPGLLDGIRTAVFATAGAIALGAVALLALHGSVVTAGPAEVLADGGDPGDPGDPGDPGRAGRSGGNADDTGAPRTTPHPQAPASDPSS
- a CDS encoding acyl carrier protein, which encodes MSTTYEQLVDILTRLHDAPADRVRPEATLGELDVDSLTTVEISIRIERDLGVTVGEDELGPDLTLGHIAGLVDARQTAV
- a CDS encoding beta-ketoacyl-ACP synthase III; protein product: MSPIAGGSSAPSAAVLCGLAGWVPSRVVTNEHLARRLDTDDTWIRTRTGIHRRHVVEPGQATSDLAVEAGRRALASSGTDTVDAVVVATATPDHTCPATAPAVAARLGLPGAAAFDVGAVCTGFVYGLACAAGLIAAGVAERVLLIGADTYSTIVDPLDRANAIIFGDGAGAVVLRAGHPDEPGAVGHFDLGSDGAHEDLIMVAAGGSRQRSRPAEPTHEDRHFAMRGKEVYRHAVTRMAESARATLSRAGRRIDDVDHFVPHQANLRILHSVADDLGLPRERCATHVESVGNTGAASIPLALADAAARGTVRPGDRLLLTAFGGGLTWGSCLLTWPVLHRQERTTP
- a CDS encoding copper chaperone PCu(A)C, which codes for MTERATRRPSRRRLTDTLLAALAPVAVCGLALGGLSTWTAYGNAGSPARIKVTDGKVFLPSGGVPETAAFFRVTNSGGSADRLLKVTTVEAGAGSPRLSRHLMTGTGSASAQTVASVAVPAGEGLDMSPNGLDVILPAKSGWQSGDLVAFTLHFEHGGAVKTLAVVVRPGQDTT